The Anolis carolinensis isolate JA03-04 chromosome 2, rAnoCar3.1.pri, whole genome shotgun sequence genome has a window encoding:
- the LOC134296470 gene encoding uncharacterized LOC128092250 homolog, with protein sequence MLVLLSLLLLLPLPPLPFLLLFLLLLLHDGCVFLHLSSHQPQMLKVRYQPFTLGCWFT encoded by the coding sequence ATGCTGGTACTACTGTCATTGCTGCTCTTGCTGCCTCTGCCGCCGCTCCCATTCTTACTGCTTTTCCTTTTGCTTCTACTGCATGACGGCTGTGTTTTCCTCCATCTAAGCAGTCACCAGCCTCAGATGCTCAAGGTGAGATACCAGCCGTTCACTTTGGGCTGTTGGTTCACTTAA